In Sulfitobacter sp. M39, the following proteins share a genomic window:
- a CDS encoding PAS-domain containing protein, giving the protein MQIDDHQTKLMTAAGLNLIAQALTIYDADLRLVLCNAPFQQMFDLPKALVTPGASFQETITLLAQLGEYGDVDDVAHFVAERVEQARAFEAHYMERTRANGRTISVEGSPLPQGGWVTVYTDITRTKQQEALLRARSDALSGQVLAHAEELSATNRELAAMNTALEEAKRQLTLSEARTRLTTEMMPAHIAHVDANACYTYSNRRLASVMPGRRADLIGRHITEVLGKQAYDSIAPSLTQAFAGKPSVIEFTDEMSARRIRGAFTPDTNGGVYILSMDVTEETQNRVALQQTRRREIAAQVISGLAHDFSNLLTIILGLQSRLGRLDGQPAEAAPLIEGTLAAARRGGTLLSSIADMTGARTLRPTATHIPRLLEDLTLIARPTLPKGMTLSIDNQMGDTPVLLDSGLVQDGLLNLILNARDACGAAGAISLEVRQVHDTWIEWVLRDTGPGFSPSALEHGFDPFFTTKGAEGSGLGLPMVYDMVKSAGGDLRLGNTAHGAQVTMRLPYRPAVAATTGLVLLVEDADDLRALVRDMLMGVGHSVIEAASADEATALLADLPDITLILSDIQLVGEATGLDLAKRLPADAPPLVLMTSLPPDDAQFLEAQTLAPVLRKPFEIADLTALIAPKESAAQ; this is encoded by the coding sequence ATGCAGATCGACGATCATCAGACAAAACTCATGACGGCTGCGGGGCTGAACCTGATCGCGCAAGCGCTGACGATCTATGACGCGGATTTGCGGCTGGTGCTGTGTAATGCACCGTTCCAGCAGATGTTTGACCTCCCCAAAGCGCTGGTCACCCCCGGTGCGAGCTTTCAGGAAACGATCACCCTACTGGCACAGTTGGGTGAATACGGTGACGTGGACGACGTGGCGCATTTTGTGGCCGAAAGGGTGGAACAGGCCCGCGCGTTTGAGGCGCATTATATGGAACGTACCCGCGCCAATGGCCGCACCATCTCGGTCGAAGGGTCGCCCCTGCCCCAAGGCGGCTGGGTCACCGTCTACACCGACATCACCCGCACCAAACAGCAAGAGGCACTGCTGCGCGCCCGGTCTGATGCGCTGTCGGGGCAGGTGCTGGCCCACGCCGAAGAACTGTCAGCCACCAACCGCGAACTTGCCGCGATGAACACCGCGCTGGAAGAGGCAAAACGCCAGCTCACCCTGTCCGAAGCCCGCACGCGGCTGACCACAGAAATGATGCCGGCCCATATCGCCCATGTGGATGCAAACGCCTGTTACACCTATTCAAACCGGCGGTTGGCCTCTGTCATGCCGGGGCGGCGCGCGGACCTGATTGGCCGCCATATTACCGAGGTTCTGGGCAAGCAGGCCTACGACTCTATTGCCCCCTCGCTCACCCAGGCCTTTGCCGGAAAGCCGTCGGTGATCGAATTCACAGACGAGATGAGCGCCCGGCGCATCCGCGGAGCCTTTACCCCCGATACAAACGGCGGGGTCTATATCCTGTCGATGGATGTGACCGAGGAAACCCAGAACCGTGTCGCGCTGCAGCAGACCCGCCGGCGCGAGATCGCGGCGCAGGTGATCTCGGGGCTGGCGCATGATTTTTCCAACTTACTGACGATCATCCTTGGCCTGCAATCCCGGCTGGGGCGGCTGGACGGCCAACCGGCAGAGGCCGCCCCCCTCATCGAAGGCACCCTTGCCGCGGCGCGCCGGGGCGGCACGTTGCTGAGCTCTATTGCCGATATGACAGGCGCGCGCACGCTGCGTCCGACCGCGACCCATATCCCGCGGCTGCTTGAAGATCTGACCCTGATCGCGCGCCCCACCCTCCCCAAGGGCATGACGCTAAGCATCGACAACCAGATGGGTGACACCCCCGTACTGCTGGACAGCGGTCTGGTGCAGGACGGGCTGTTGAACCTGATCCTGAACGCCCGCGATGCCTGTGGCGCTGCGGGGGCGATCTCGCTTGAAGTACGACAGGTCCATGACACATGGATCGAATGGGTCTTGCGCGATACCGGCCCCGGATTTTCGCCCTCGGCGCTGGAACACGGGTTTGATCCGTTTTTTACGACCAAAGGGGCCGAAGGATCGGGGCTGGGGTTGCCGATGGTCTATGACATGGTGAAATCGGCGGGGGGCGATCTGCGCCTTGGCAATACGGCTCATGGCGCGCAGGTGACCATGCGGCTGCCCTACCGCCCCGCCGTGGCTGCCACCACCGGACTGGTTCTGCTGGTCGAAGACGCCGATGACCTGCGCGCGCTGGTGCGAGACATGTTGATGGGGGTGGGCCATTCCGTGATCGAAGCAGCCAGCGCGGATGAAGCCACCGCCCTGCTCGCCGATCTGCCCGACATCACGCTGATCCTGTCCGACATCCAGCTTGTGGGCGAGGCGACGGGGCTGGATCTTGCCAAACGCCTACCCGCCGATGCGCCGCCGCTGGTATTGATGACCTCGCTCCCGCCCGATGATGCCCAGTTTCTCGAGGCGCAAACCCTTGCCCCCGTGCTGCGCAAACCCTTCGAGATTGCGGATCTGACCGCGCTGATTGCCCCGAAAGAGAGTGCCGCCCAATGA
- a CDS encoding response regulator transcription factor: MTRPLVTILDDEPEIRTLLADALEEAGFDTLSFSRARAFEAALATHTPDVCLVDLSLPDSDGLTLVHRLALEQGAIVIIISGRAQVQDRVTGLELGADDYIIKPFDPAEVVARIRARLRSAKPTPQAGTVAAFSGWKAHFDRYALEDESGVETPFSHAEGEVLRLFLDAPKRLLSRAQMQSSLGGVASESFDRAMDVRISRLRTKLREDPKNPQLIKTIYGAGYIFLGDVTWS, encoded by the coding sequence ATGACCCGCCCCCTCGTCACCATTCTGGACGATGAACCCGAAATCCGCACGCTTCTCGCCGACGCTTTAGAGGAAGCGGGCTTTGACACGCTGTCCTTCAGCCGCGCCCGCGCGTTCGAGGCTGCCTTGGCGACCCACACCCCCGATGTCTGCCTGGTGGACCTGTCGCTGCCGGATTCAGACGGGCTGACGCTGGTGCATCGACTGGCGCTGGAACAAGGGGCCATCGTGATCATCATCTCGGGCCGCGCACAGGTGCAGGACCGCGTCACGGGGCTGGAACTTGGCGCGGATGACTACATCATCAAGCCCTTTGATCCGGCAGAGGTCGTCGCACGTATTCGCGCCCGTCTACGCAGCGCCAAACCGACGCCGCAAGCCGGCACCGTCGCCGCGTTCAGCGGATGGAAGGCGCATTTCGACCGCTACGCGCTTGAGGATGAAAGCGGCGTCGAAACCCCCTTTTCCCACGCGGAAGGCGAGGTGCTGCGCCTGTTTCTGGACGCGCCCAAACGTCTGCTCAGCCGCGCGCAGATGCAGTCGAGCCTTGGCGGTGTCGCCTCTGAAAGCTTTGACAGGGCGATGGACGTGCGGATTTCGCGGCTGCGGACCAAACTACGCGAAGACCCCAAAAACCCGCAGTTGATCAAGACCATCTATGGCGCGGGCTACATCTTTCTGGGCGACGTCACATGGAGCTGA
- a CDS encoding GNAT family N-acetyltransferase, whose amino-acid sequence MELTPRRISGGSPHLGDVLHLMRDCFAYMEGRIDPPSSLGQVTLPSLQATADKDEIWVIGAPPVACVVLSVKPAVLYLGKLCVAPSHQRLGLARHLITHAESRARALHLGQLELQTRVELLDNHATFRALGFHEYACTAHAGFDRPTSITLRKTVG is encoded by the coding sequence ATGGAGCTGACCCCCCGTCGCATCAGCGGTGGCAGCCCCCATCTGGGCGACGTGCTGCATCTGATGCGCGACTGCTTTGCCTATATGGAGGGGCGCATTGACCCGCCAAGCTCGCTTGGCCAAGTCACTTTGCCATCGCTGCAAGCCACGGCGGATAAGGATGAAATATGGGTGATCGGCGCGCCGCCCGTGGCGTGTGTGGTGCTGAGTGTGAAACCGGCGGTTCTTTATCTGGGCAAACTCTGCGTCGCCCCCAGCCATCAGCGACTGGGGCTGGCACGCCATCTGATCACCCACGCCGAGAGCCGCGCCCGTGCCCTGCACCTTGGCCAGCTGGAACTGCAAACGCGGGTGGAGCTGTTGGACAACCACGCCACCTTTCGCGCGCTCGGCTTTCACGAATATGCCTGCACAGCGCACGCGGGGTTTGACCGCCCCACCAGCATCACCCTGCGCAAAACCGTCGGCTGA
- a CDS encoding WGR domain-containing protein — MIECLLYRTNPAQRLLFYRVEIAMNLFSEVSVLREWGVAGGQPKAVVQCFGNLREASKMADRYRTRAERRGYLRH; from the coding sequence ATGATCGAATGTTTGCTGTACAGGACCAACCCCGCCCAAAGACTGCTGTTCTATCGCGTCGAAATCGCGATGAACCTGTTCAGCGAAGTCTCTGTCCTGCGCGAATGGGGCGTGGCAGGTGGCCAGCCCAAAGCGGTGGTCCAGTGTTTCGGCAACCTGCGCGAGGCGTCAAAAATGGCGGACCGCTATCGCACACGGGCCGAGCGTCGCGGCTATCTACGTCACTGA
- a CDS encoding Zn-dependent hydrolase — MQINPDRFLADLYKLRSFGAAGVGKGVIRPAYSDADVAARDWLADQMRDAGLRVEMDQMGNLFGLADGPSLLMGSHSDSQPEGGWLDGALGVIAALEVARAAAEAGGPAISVVSFQDEEGRFGVTTGSAVWGGHLDQAAADALTDHAGVTLGDARQTVAHLVTGEVSPDLFTGFVELHIEQGPTLDTSGEQIGVVTDIVGIRDMKITFDGQQNHAGTTPMHLRRDAFQAVSAFNAALNDRLRNVVTPQTVWTIGHVALHPNASSIVPGRAVFSMQWRDADADRLGRMEQIIRDTATEIAAQQGLTVSFGTMLGLEPVAMDQTLRTALEAGAAEVASGNWRKMPSGALHDATNVSRRMPVAMLFVPSIGGLSHTFEEDTSEADLVAGVQVLARAVTRLGSVT; from the coding sequence ATGCAGATCAACCCCGACCGCTTTCTCGCCGACCTTTACAAACTGCGGTCTTTCGGCGCAGCGGGGGTGGGCAAAGGGGTGATCCGCCCGGCCTATAGCGACGCCGATGTCGCTGCGCGGGATTGGCTGGCCGATCAGATGCGCGATGCCGGACTGCGGGTCGAAATGGACCAGATGGGCAATCTTTTTGGCTTGGCAGATGGACCGTCGCTGTTGATGGGGTCGCATTCCGATAGCCAGCCCGAAGGCGGATGGCTCGACGGCGCGCTTGGCGTGATTGCCGCGCTCGAGGTCGCCCGCGCCGCAGCCGAGGCCGGCGGCCCCGCGATCTCTGTCGTGTCGTTTCAGGATGAAGAGGGGCGGTTTGGCGTCACCACGGGCAGCGCCGTTTGGGGCGGGCATCTGGATCAGGCCGCCGCCGATGCGCTGACCGATCATGCGGGTGTGACCCTTGGCGACGCGCGTCAGACCGTGGCGCATCTGGTCACGGGCGAGGTGTCGCCCGATCTGTTCACCGGCTTTGTCGAGTTGCATATCGAACAGGGGCCGACGCTGGATACCAGCGGCGAACAGATTGGCGTGGTCACCGATATCGTCGGCATCCGCGACATGAAGATCACCTTTGACGGCCAGCAGAACCATGCGGGCACCACACCGATGCACCTGCGGCGGGATGCGTTTCAGGCGGTTTCTGCCTTCAATGCCGCGTTGAATGACCGGCTGCGCAATGTCGTCACACCGCAGACCGTCTGGACGATCGGCCATGTTGCGCTGCACCCAAATGCATCCTCTATCGTGCCGGGGCGTGCGGTGTTTTCGATGCAGTGGCGCGACGCGGACGCAGACCGTCTGGGCCGGATGGAACAGATCATCCGCGACACCGCCACCGAGATCGCAGCGCAGCAGGGGCTGACGGTCAGCTTTGGCACAATGCTGGGGCTGGAACCCGTCGCGATGGACCAGACCCTGCGCACCGCGTTGGAAGCTGGCGCGGCAGAAGTCGCGTCGGGCAACTGGCGCAAGATGCCGTCAGGGGCGCTGCATGACGCGACCAATGTGTCGCGCAGGATGCCGGTGGCGATGCTGTTTGTGCCGTCGATCGGAGGGCTGTCCCATACCTTCGAGGAAGACACGAGCGAGGCCGATCTGGTGGCCGGTGTTCAGGTGCTTGCCCGCGCTGTGACGCGGCTGGGGTCAGTGACGTAG
- the fdhF gene encoding formate dehydrogenase subunit alpha gives MADKVKFTLDGEQVEADTGLTIWEIANGRGLKIPHLCFTPEPGYRPDGNCRACMVEIEGERVLAASCLREPSDGMVVTTNNARAENARKMVMELLVTDQPAPEIAHDKSSHLWDMAAMEGISESRFPKLEEGRIPLLDDSHVAMRVNLDACIQCNLCVRACREVQVNDVIGMAGRGHDSYPVFDMADPMGASSCVACGECVQACPTGALMPATVVDGAQVGDSADFDSEVDSICPFCGVGCQVSLKVKDGEIKYVEGINGPANEGRLCVKGRFGFDYIHHLHRLTKPLIRRKDAPPKGLNVDPGNWQTHFREATWDEALDFAAGGMKKIGGAGVAGFGSAKCTNEEAYLFQKIIRQGFGHNNVDHCTRLCHASSVAALMENVGSGAVTATFNQIENADVAIVIGANPTENHPVAATFFKQFAKRGGKLIVMDPRGQALKRHASHMLQFRPGTDVSMLNAIMHVIVEEKLYDQQYIEAYTENWEIEKAHLKTFTPEKMSKICGIDADVLRDVARTFAGANAAMIFWGMGISQHIHGTDNSRCLISLALMTGQIGRPGAGLHPLRGQNNVQGASDAGLIPMFLPDYQPVSDDGVRSAFTEVWQSSDFSNQKGLTVTEIMDAVHDGDIRSLYVLGENPAMSDPDVEHARAALAKLDHLVVQDIFLTETANFADVILPASAFAEKSGTVTNTNRQVQMGRPAVPPPGDAKEDWWIEVELAKRLGLGWTYTDPSEVFAEMKLNMSSLNNITWNRLESEGAVTYPSTSPTDPGQAIVFADGFPRQDGRARFTPASIIAPDDAPDEDYPMILTTGRQLEHWHTGSMTRRSYVLDGLEPEANCSLHPSTLRKLGVEPGAYIRLTTKRGSIELMAREDRAVSPDMVFLPFAYVEAAANILTNPAVDPYGKIPEFKFSAVKVEAATAPQPAE, from the coding sequence ATGGCGGATAAGGTAAAATTCACGCTCGACGGCGAACAGGTCGAGGCCGATACCGGGCTGACCATCTGGGAAATCGCCAATGGGCGCGGTCTGAAAATCCCGCACCTGTGTTTCACGCCGGAACCGGGGTATCGCCCAGATGGCAACTGCCGTGCCTGTATGGTCGAGATCGAAGGCGAACGCGTGCTGGCCGCTTCGTGCCTGCGCGAACCCAGCGATGGCATGGTCGTCACCACCAACAACGCGCGCGCCGAAAATGCCCGCAAGATGGTGATGGAACTGCTGGTCACCGATCAGCCTGCCCCCGAGATCGCCCACGATAAATCCAGCCACCTGTGGGACATGGCCGCAATGGAGGGTATCTCGGAAAGCCGCTTCCCCAAGCTGGAAGAGGGGCGCATCCCGTTGCTCGACGACAGCCATGTGGCGATGCGTGTGAACCTTGATGCCTGTATCCAGTGCAACCTGTGTGTGCGCGCCTGCCGCGAGGTGCAGGTCAATGATGTGATCGGGATGGCCGGTCGCGGGCATGACAGCTATCCGGTGTTCGACATGGCCGACCCGATGGGCGCGTCCTCTTGTGTGGCGTGCGGTGAATGTGTGCAGGCCTGCCCGACGGGGGCGCTGATGCCCGCCACGGTGGTCGATGGCGCGCAGGTCGGGGACAGCGCTGACTTTGATAGTGAAGTCGACAGCATCTGCCCCTTCTGCGGTGTGGGCTGTCAGGTGTCGCTGAAGGTCAAGGACGGCGAAATCAAATACGTCGAGGGCATCAACGGTCCCGCGAACGAAGGGCGGCTGTGCGTCAAGGGGCGCTTTGGTTTTGACTATATCCACCATCTCCATCGTCTGACCAAACCGCTGATCCGTCGCAAGGACGCCCCGCCCAAGGGGCTGAACGTGGACCCGGGCAACTGGCAAACCCACTTCCGCGAAGCCACTTGGGACGAAGCGCTGGATTTTGCTGCGGGCGGCATGAAAAAGATCGGCGGCGCGGGTGTGGCGGGCTTTGGCTCGGCTAAGTGCACGAACGAGGAAGCCTACCTGTTTCAAAAGATCATCCGGCAGGGCTTTGGTCACAACAACGTCGATCACTGCACGCGGCTGTGTCATGCCTCGTCAGTGGCCGCGCTGATGGAGAATGTCGGCTCGGGTGCCGTGACCGCGACCTTTAACCAGATCGAAAACGCCGATGTTGCGATTGTGATCGGTGCCAACCCGACCGAAAACCACCCCGTCGCGGCGACCTTCTTCAAGCAGTTCGCCAAACGCGGCGGCAAGCTGATTGTAATGGACCCGCGCGGTCAGGCGCTGAAACGGCACGCGTCGCACATGCTGCAATTCCGCCCCGGGACCGATGTGTCGATGCTGAACGCGATCATGCATGTGATCGTCGAGGAAAAGCTTTACGATCAGCAGTATATCGAAGCCTACACCGAAAACTGGGAGATCGAGAAAGCCCATCTGAAAACCTTCACTCCTGAAAAGATGTCCAAGATCTGCGGCATCGACGCGGATGTGTTGCGCGATGTGGCGCGGACCTTTGCGGGGGCCAATGCGGCGATGATTTTCTGGGGCATGGGCATTTCGCAGCACATCCACGGCACCGATAATTCGCGCTGCCTGATCTCGCTTGCGCTGATGACGGGGCAGATCGGGCGGCCCGGCGCGGGGCTGCACCCGTTGCGGGGGCAGAACAATGTGCAAGGCGCATCCGACGCGGGGCTGATCCCGATGTTCCTGCCCGATTACCAGCCGGTGTCTGATGATGGCGTCCGCTCTGCCTTTACCGAGGTGTGGCAAAGCAGTGATTTTAGTAACCAGAAGGGCCTCACCGTGACCGAGATTATGGATGCGGTGCATGACGGGGATATCCGCAGCCTCTATGTGCTGGGTGAAAACCCGGCGATGTCTGACCCCGATGTGGAACACGCCCGCGCTGCGCTGGCCAAGCTGGATCATCTGGTGGTGCAGGATATCTTCCTGACGGAAACGGCAAATTTCGCCGATGTGATCCTGCCCGCCAGCGCCTTTGCCGAGAAATCCGGCACGGTGACCAATACCAACCGACAGGTGCAGATGGGCCGCCCCGCCGTGCCGCCGCCCGGTGATGCGAAGGAGGATTGGTGGATCGAGGTCGAACTGGCCAAACGTCTGGGGCTGGGCTGGACCTATACCGACCCGAGCGAGGTCTTCGCCGAGATGAAGCTGAATATGTCGTCGCTCAATAACATCACTTGGAACCGGTTGGAGAGCGAAGGGGCAGTGACCTACCCGTCCACCAGCCCCACCGATCCGGGGCAGGCGATTGTTTTTGCCGATGGCTTTCCACGCCAAGACGGACGCGCACGGTTTACCCCCGCCAGCATCATCGCGCCTGACGACGCGCCGGATGAAGACTATCCGATGATCCTGACCACGGGCAGGCAGCTTGAACACTGGCACACGGGGTCGATGACGCGACGGTCCTATGTGCTTGATGGGTTGGAACCAGAGGCGAACTGTTCGCTCCACCCGTCTACCTTACGCAAGCTGGGGGTAGAGCCGGGGGCCTATATCCGGCTCACGACCAAGCGCGGGTCGATCGAACTGATGGCCCGCGAAGACCGCGCCGTGTCGCCCGATATGGTGTTCCTGCCCTTTGCCTATGTCGAAGCGGCGGCAAATATCCTGACAAATCCAGCGGTTGACCCTTATGGCAAAATCCCCGAGTTTAAATTCTCGGCCGTGAAAGTAGAGGCCGCAACAGCCCCCCAACCCGCGGAGTAA
- a CDS encoding histidine phosphatase family protein → MSHITLIRHGQANSQAKDEISYDKLSPLGHEQAAWLGDHLRQSETHHTRLYTGTLRRHIETAEGMNTGLEPIRDARLNELEYFTLATMMEQQHGIPFPTEQGGFTNHLPLVFETWKSDRLENPPESYANFEGRIKSVLSEISDGDGPALVVTSGGLISMVMAQAMGLGIPAMSRIALAIMHTSMHRLFPIGGHWSPVLFNAVPHLDTPARRVAQTHI, encoded by the coding sequence ATGTCCCATATTACCCTCATCCGTCACGGTCAGGCAAATTCCCAGGCCAAGGACGAAATCAGCTATGACAAGCTAAGCCCGCTTGGCCACGAACAGGCCGCGTGGCTGGGCGACCACCTGCGCCAGTCCGAAACCCACCACACGCGGCTGTATACCGGCACGCTGCGCCGCCATATCGAGACGGCAGAGGGGATGAACACCGGGCTTGAACCGATACGCGACGCGCGGCTGAACGAGCTTGAGTATTTCACCCTCGCCACCATGATGGAGCAGCAGCACGGCATCCCTTTCCCCACGGAACAGGGCGGGTTCACCAACCACCTGCCGCTGGTGTTCGAGACGTGGAAAAGCGACAGGCTCGAAAACCCGCCCGAGAGCTACGCCAATTTCGAAGGGCGCATCAAATCCGTGCTATCAGAGATATCGGACGGGGACGGGCCGGCGCTGGTCGTGACATCTGGGGGGCTGATCTCGATGGTGATGGCGCAGGCGATGGGGCTGGGCATTCCGGCCATGTCTCGCATCGCGCTGGCGATCATGCACACATCGATGCACCGGCTGTTCCCCATTGGCGGCCACTGGTCGCCGGTGCTGTTCAACGCGGTGCCCCATCTTGATACCCCCGCACGCCGTGTCGCGCAGACCCATATCTGA
- a CDS encoding glutathione S-transferase family protein yields the protein MLTLYFTPGTISIAVAIAIEEAALPYQPVRVDFATAEQTKPEYLAINPKGRVPALRLEDDTILTETGALLDYVAAIAPKAGLVPTDPTAAAQMRSAMYYLASTMHVAHAHKMRGSRWARQQSSFDDMTAQVPETMAACADFVESDILRGPYVLGDDFSLADPYLFVVCNWLEGDGVDTAAYPKITTFMQQMTARASVAAVKDKGML from the coding sequence ATGCTTACGCTATATTTTACGCCCGGAACCATCTCTATCGCGGTGGCGATTGCCATCGAAGAAGCCGCCCTGCCCTATCAGCCGGTGCGCGTCGATTTCGCCACGGCAGAGCAGACGAAACCCGAATATCTGGCGATCAACCCCAAGGGACGCGTGCCTGCGCTGCGACTTGAGGATGATACGATCCTGACCGAAACCGGCGCGCTGCTGGACTATGTCGCCGCCATTGCGCCCAAGGCCGGGCTGGTCCCCACGGACCCGACCGCCGCGGCACAGATGCGCAGCGCGATGTACTACCTCGCCTCGACCATGCATGTCGCCCATGCCCATAAGATGCGCGGATCGCGGTGGGCCAGACAACAATCCAGCTTCGACGATATGACGGCTCAGGTGCCCGAAACCATGGCCGCCTGTGCCGATTTTGTCGAAAGCGATATCCTGCGCGGGCCCTATGTGTTGGGTGACGATTTCAGCCTTGCCGATCCCTATCTGTTCGTCGTGTGCAACTGGCTTGAGGGCGACGGCGTGGATACGGCGGCCTATCCCAAGATCACGACATTCATGCAGCAGATGACCGCCCGCGCCAGCGTGGCAGCGGTGAAAGACAAGGGGATGCTATGA